A DNA window from Fodinibius sp. Rm-B-1B1-1 contains the following coding sequences:
- the argS gene encoding arginine--tRNA ligase, producing MKDYLRSIIYDSLQQFNLSDNDIPEIQIEKPNQPEHGDAASNIAMNLASVLKMNPRKIADQIVEGLEYDEQKLQAVEIAGPGFINFRYSENYLFDELSDILKEGDEFGKSASLKGQRILVEFVSANPTGPLTVGHGRNAVLGDTVANLLEWAGANVDREYYFNNAGRQMRKLGESVRTRYLQLLGHEANLPEDGYEGEYIKDIAQELIDEHGENLVDTNEVDPFKDKAEQVIFDEIQATLKRMNIEMDSFFNEKEVYEDGSIDKTVETLREKNLAYDKDGATWFRTTEFGKDQDTVLIKSTGEPTYRLPDIAYHANKLDRGYDQCIDVFGADHIDTYPDVLSGIEALGYDPSKVDVIVYQFVTLVKDGNPFKMSTRKANFVTLDDLMDEVGADVTRFFFEMRDPNTHLEFDVGQAKEAGEKNPVFYLQYAHARIHSILRKVAQEYDFNVEDQPKLELLTHESETALIKSLLRFPEMVQSAADSREPHRLINYLEDLASTFTSFYHDCRILGEEKKLVQARSALAKATAQVLANGLEILGISAPKQM from the coding sequence ATGAAGGATTACCTGCGTTCTATTATCTACGATTCGCTGCAACAATTTAACCTCAGCGATAACGACATTCCCGAAATTCAGATCGAAAAACCCAACCAACCTGAACACGGTGATGCCGCCTCTAATATCGCCATGAATCTGGCCAGCGTACTCAAGATGAATCCACGCAAGATCGCCGATCAGATTGTTGAGGGACTCGAATATGATGAACAAAAACTACAAGCCGTTGAAATTGCAGGGCCCGGATTTATCAACTTCCGCTATTCCGAGAACTATCTTTTTGACGAGCTATCAGACATTCTTAAGGAGGGTGACGAGTTTGGAAAATCAGCTTCGCTAAAAGGACAGCGTATCCTTGTAGAATTTGTCAGCGCCAATCCTACCGGTCCACTTACAGTGGGACATGGACGTAATGCAGTATTAGGCGATACCGTTGCCAACCTGCTGGAATGGGCCGGCGCAAACGTCGACCGAGAATATTATTTTAATAACGCTGGCCGACAAATGCGCAAGCTTGGTGAAAGTGTCCGCACGCGTTATCTACAACTGTTAGGACATGAGGCCAACCTGCCAGAAGATGGTTATGAAGGTGAATACATCAAGGACATTGCCCAAGAACTTATTGACGAACATGGCGAAAATCTTGTTGATACCAACGAAGTAGATCCGTTCAAGGATAAAGCTGAGCAGGTTATTTTTGATGAGATTCAAGCCACGCTCAAGCGGATGAATATTGAAATGGACTCCTTCTTTAATGAAAAAGAAGTATATGAGGATGGGTCCATTGACAAAACGGTGGAAACCCTTCGCGAAAAGAATTTAGCCTATGATAAAGATGGAGCAACCTGGTTCCGTACAACGGAGTTTGGCAAAGATCAGGATACGGTGCTTATAAAAAGTACGGGCGAACCAACCTATCGACTGCCGGATATTGCTTATCATGCCAACAAGCTTGATCGCGGCTATGATCAATGCATCGATGTTTTTGGGGCTGATCATATCGATACCTATCCCGATGTATTGTCGGGTATTGAGGCACTCGGCTATGATCCCAGCAAAGTAGATGTCATTGTTTATCAGTTTGTGACGCTTGTTAAAGATGGCAATCCATTTAAAATGAGTACACGTAAAGCGAACTTTGTAACACTCGATGACCTCATGGATGAAGTGGGGGCTGACGTGACGCGCTTCTTTTTTGAGATGCGCGATCCCAATACGCATCTCGAATTTGATGTGGGACAAGCCAAGGAAGCAGGCGAAAAAAATCCCGTTTTTTATCTCCAATATGCCCACGCACGTATTCACAGTATATTGCGAAAAGTTGCACAAGAGTATGACTTCAATGTCGAGGATCAGCCCAAATTAGAGCTGCTTACCCACGAATCAGAAACAGCACTCATCAAAAGTTTGCTTCGATTTCCCGAAATGGTTCAAAGTGCTGCCGACAGTCGCGAGCCCCATCGATTGATCAATTATCTTGAAGATCTGGCTTCAACCTTTACGTCCTTTTATCATGATTGTCGTATTCTGGGTGAAGAGAAAAAACTTGTACAAGCCCGTTCGGCCCTGGCCAAAGCAACAGCTCAAGTACTTGCCAATGGATTGGAGATACTTGGTATTTCTGCACCTAAGCAGATGTAG
- the radC gene encoding RadC family protein: protein MSDQEQFEANDFLKRTVKEMNPDEQPREKLTNYGSESLSDAELLAILLRTGSQKMNVIQMSQALLDHFDGLRYLARKEWQDLKVIPGMGKVKSLTLEAVFELSRRIQMASLGEQVQITSPEDAVAYFGPKLRDLTKEVFMVAFLNNAKIVMGYKKVSSGGSTATIVDPAEVMRQAVMNEANSILLLHNHPSGNNKESKADIQLTKRISKSGKLLGIPVDDHIIIAGDGYTSFRAKGLLN, encoded by the coding sequence ATGTCCGACCAAGAGCAGTTCGAAGCTAACGATTTTCTAAAACGTACCGTTAAAGAAATGAATCCCGATGAACAACCACGCGAAAAGCTTACCAATTATGGCAGTGAAAGTTTATCAGATGCAGAACTTCTTGCCATTTTATTACGCACAGGCAGCCAAAAGATGAATGTCATTCAGATGTCGCAAGCCTTGCTTGACCATTTTGATGGATTACGTTACCTCGCTCGTAAAGAATGGCAAGACTTAAAAGTAATCCCCGGCATGGGCAAAGTGAAATCGCTAACCCTGGAAGCTGTATTTGAGTTATCGCGTCGTATCCAGATGGCCAGTCTGGGCGAACAAGTGCAGATCACTTCTCCCGAAGATGCGGTTGCCTATTTCGGACCCAAACTGCGTGACTTAACCAAAGAGGTATTCATGGTAGCGTTTTTGAATAATGCCAAAATCGTGATGGGGTATAAAAAAGTTAGCTCCGGTGGATCTACCGCTACCATTGTGGATCCGGCGGAAGTCATGCGTCAGGCCGTGATGAATGAAGCCAACAGCATTTTGTTGCTACATAACCACCCCAGTGGCAATAACAAAGAGTCAAAGGCTGATATCCAGCTTACCAAACGTATTTCAAAATCGGGAAAACTGCTGGGCATTCCGGTTGACGATCACATCATCATTGCCGGCGATGGATATACCAGCTTCCGTGCCAAAGGGCTCTTGAATTGA
- a CDS encoding carbohydrate binding family 9 domain-containing protein produces the protein MLFICISLINVQAQPPLDTLEQVNPYPIESDFNISADLEHPAWQKASSVYIKYQVQPNDNVKAQVDTEVKVLYSKENLYIAFINEDPNPQNIRANISDRDNGFQDDYVGIILDPFNNNQQAYELFVNPLGIQMDGMRMGNSEDMNFDMLWYSDGKITDLGYRTVMKIPFKSLNFPDKNIHNWSIQFIRNYPRNNRYQFVWSKVDLDNSCLVCQNGQLTGMKSIKNSNTIEFLPYGMSYQSSVINDASDPNSGLDHGRITGRIGGSVMYEPTSTTSLNAVVNPDFSQVETDASQISANETFALYYSEKRPFFLKGNDLFSTQENLFYSRTINRPIAAGKVTHQAQDYSIAFLTAYDREAPIIIPGLYGSSLVQSDVEAYNNVLRGKYNFGTESHVGGLLTTRNQQEGHNYVGSVDWSFLLTDNYYFSGQAAYANTKELDDQSLFDDSRMLGRGSYNAAFNGEQFSGTLLSTEFSRQAKFYNFSLGYTSYSPTFHTQSGFINQVDRRSFDASQSFSYYPGWDWLSSGTISTSGTWRYDFSGQFQERYIFTRWSNNLGGQTNISVSYLPVNDEHFRGQFFTKMNRWMFDVRTAPLNEISLSGSVDFGKYVNRQENPTLGKGYSISADATLKPTARLEVEFSYNYSTLSAVDGEGHYFSGDIYRLNSKYNFSKKLFARLITEYNSFNEQLQLYPLVYYKANPFTKFYIGMTDNLNHFDQPGPDGSTGFKEINRQFFVKFQYLIRS, from the coding sequence ATGCTATTCATTTGTATCTCATTGATCAATGTGCAAGCTCAGCCACCGCTTGATACGCTTGAACAGGTCAATCCCTATCCCATTGAATCCGATTTTAATATTTCTGCAGATTTAGAGCATCCCGCTTGGCAGAAGGCAAGTTCTGTTTATATAAAATACCAGGTACAGCCTAATGACAACGTCAAGGCTCAAGTAGATACCGAGGTTAAAGTATTGTACAGTAAAGAAAATTTATACATTGCATTTATAAATGAGGATCCCAATCCTCAAAATATACGGGCGAATATTTCTGATCGTGATAACGGCTTCCAGGATGATTATGTGGGGATCATTTTGGATCCTTTTAACAATAATCAGCAGGCATACGAACTTTTTGTCAATCCGTTGGGTATCCAGATGGATGGTATGCGTATGGGAAATAGTGAGGATATGAATTTTGATATGCTCTGGTATTCGGATGGAAAAATTACGGATTTAGGGTATCGGACCGTAATGAAGATCCCATTTAAAAGTCTCAACTTTCCTGATAAGAATATACATAATTGGTCTATTCAGTTTATTCGAAATTATCCCCGGAATAATAGATATCAATTTGTATGGAGTAAGGTAGATCTGGACAACTCATGCCTGGTATGTCAAAATGGTCAATTAACAGGAATGAAAAGTATCAAAAACTCCAACACGATTGAGTTTTTGCCCTATGGTATGAGTTATCAGAGTAGTGTTATTAATGATGCAAGTGATCCGAACTCCGGTTTAGATCATGGTAGGATAACCGGACGAATTGGAGGTAGTGTTATGTATGAACCTACTTCAACAACCTCGTTGAATGCTGTAGTTAATCCTGATTTTAGTCAGGTTGAAACGGATGCCTCCCAAATTTCTGCAAACGAAACGTTTGCTCTCTATTATTCCGAAAAACGTCCGTTTTTTTTGAAAGGAAATGACCTTTTTAGTACTCAAGAAAATCTATTTTATTCGCGGACGATTAACCGTCCGATTGCTGCTGGTAAAGTAACGCATCAAGCCCAAGATTATAGTATTGCTTTTTTGACTGCTTATGATCGGGAGGCACCGATTATTATTCCCGGCTTGTATGGAAGCTCACTCGTACAATCAGATGTAGAAGCCTATAATAATGTGTTGCGTGGAAAATATAATTTTGGGACAGAATCACATGTCGGTGGATTGTTAACAACCCGTAATCAACAGGAAGGACATAATTATGTAGGCAGTGTTGACTGGAGTTTCTTATTAACTGATAACTACTATTTTAGCGGACAAGCGGCCTACGCAAATACTAAAGAGTTGGATGACCAGTCATTATTTGACGATTCAAGAATGCTTGGCCGGGGTTCTTATAATGCTGCTTTTAATGGAGAGCAGTTTAGTGGTACATTGCTCTCCACCGAATTCTCCAGACAAGCAAAATTCTATAATTTTTCTTTAGGATATACTTCGTATTCCCCTACTTTTCACACCCAAAGCGGATTTATTAACCAAGTAGATCGGCGCAGCTTTGATGCATCTCAGAGTTTTTCTTATTACCCGGGATGGGATTGGTTGTCAAGCGGAACGATAAGTACAAGTGGAACATGGAGATACGATTTTTCAGGACAATTTCAGGAGCGATATATCTTTACAAGATGGAGTAATAACTTGGGAGGGCAGACTAATATATCTGTTAGCTATTTGCCTGTGAATGATGAACATTTTCGGGGTCAATTTTTTACGAAGATGAATCGCTGGATGTTTGATGTGAGAACGGCCCCACTAAACGAGATTTCATTAAGTGGCAGTGTGGATTTTGGTAAATATGTTAATCGGCAAGAAAACCCTACGTTGGGTAAAGGGTATAGTATTTCGGCGGATGCTACCCTAAAGCCTACTGCTCGATTAGAGGTGGAGTTTAGCTACAATTATTCTACCCTTTCAGCAGTTGATGGAGAGGGGCATTATTTTAGTGGTGATATCTACCGGTTAAACAGTAAATATAACTTTTCGAAAAAACTGTTTGCTCGTTTAATTACCGAGTATAATTCTTTTAATGAGCAGCTTCAGCTCTATCCATTAGTATATTACAAGGCTAATCCCTTCACCAAATTTTATATTGGGATGACTGATAATCTGAACCATTTTGATCAACCCGGCCCCGATGGTTCTACCGGATTTAAAGAAATTAATCGGCAGTTTTTTGTAAAATTTCAGTATTTGATTCGTAGTTAG
- a CDS encoding ABC transporter ATP-binding protein, whose product MMLKAQNITKTFKQSGGNAFRLQIDNVEIPEGSFTAILGPNGSGKSTFLKIVLDLLFADSAQISLMGTDHKQKKARSHVSYLPENFSFPDNFTVQQMLHSFAKLKDKPVVNIEQKITDLSDAFNVNFLDKKIKNLSKGMTQTAALMHTFLADDQFYILDEPFNGLDAVQKKAVIDYIFTLQNERNISILITTHILSDIDKICDSLYLIKDGSIINSATKTEMQEQFASVEDYYLSHFETKSTITL is encoded by the coding sequence ATGATGCTAAAAGCCCAGAACATCACCAAGACTTTTAAACAATCAGGAGGTAATGCATTTCGGCTGCAGATCGATAATGTTGAAATCCCAGAAGGCAGCTTTACAGCTATTCTCGGTCCCAACGGATCGGGTAAATCCACCTTTCTTAAAATAGTTCTGGATCTCCTTTTTGCTGATTCAGCTCAAATTTCATTGATGGGAACCGATCACAAGCAGAAGAAGGCCCGTTCGCACGTTAGTTACCTGCCCGAAAACTTCTCCTTTCCCGATAATTTTACTGTACAACAAATGCTCCACAGTTTCGCCAAGCTAAAAGACAAGCCCGTGGTCAATATTGAGCAGAAAATTACGGATTTATCAGATGCTTTTAACGTAAACTTTCTGGACAAAAAGATAAAAAACTTGTCCAAGGGAATGACCCAAACGGCCGCGCTGATGCACACCTTTCTGGCGGATGACCAGTTTTACATTCTCGACGAACCTTTCAACGGACTCGATGCCGTACAGAAAAAGGCCGTCATCGATTATATTTTCACCCTACAAAATGAACGTAACATCTCCATCCTGATTACAACACATATTCTCTCAGATATCGACAAAATCTGCGATTCACTGTATCTCATCAAAGATGGGAGCATCATCAATTCAGCGACTAAAACCGAAATGCAAGAGCAGTTTGCGTCGGTCGAAGATTACTATCTCAGCCATTTTGAAACTAAAAGTACTATTACCTTATGA
- a CDS encoding helix-turn-helix transcriptional regulator, translating into MTLTELSEEVGITISNLSILKTGKAKAVRFSTLNAICEALNCQPGDILEYDESET; encoded by the coding sequence ATGACGCTGACCGAGCTTTCTGAAGAGGTGGGCATAACAATATCAAACTTATCTATCCTAAAAACCGGCAAGGCCAAAGCCGTACGATTTTCGACGCTTAATGCCATCTGTGAAGCATTAAATTGCCAGCCAGGCGATATTTTAGAATATGATGAATCCGAAACGTGA
- a CDS encoding AMP nucleosidase codes for MSDRFEFETDEVNSQEELHDRMVQACDTMENIYENGEYPKVLVKRSWSKHNPIITGEMAKPEAYRWYLLRELKKLGHKGAVIKIIPSRERLPLNDPDLLDNTDEDDWDITQKKLFLFSPERIEISLNRLEHYTGTDPEDFQRYILFTNYDMHVEVFQEMFPDCVTPAREGVQMPAYHHKLDNNKGVTLINIGVGPSNAKTITDHVAVLRPDAMVMVGHCGGLRNHQDIGDFVLATGFMRNDGVLDDILPLNIPITPNYLLNVYLKEVLDKYNRNHRMGTIFTTANRNWEFIKRRTVEQIHMSRSIAVDMESATVATNGYRYRIPNATMLCVSDKPLHGKPKLSDDAQEFYEDSKQLHVEMAVEVLNMCKETYPEGLPNASIRAMNEPLMGGPDDD; via the coding sequence ATGTCAGATCGATTTGAATTTGAAACAGATGAAGTAAATTCCCAAGAAGAACTCCATGACCGCATGGTGCAAGCATGCGATACGATGGAGAACATCTATGAAAATGGGGAATATCCCAAAGTACTAGTCAAACGATCGTGGTCAAAACATAATCCTATTATTACCGGTGAAATGGCCAAACCTGAGGCCTACCGCTGGTATTTACTTCGGGAGCTCAAAAAGCTTGGGCACAAAGGCGCCGTTATAAAAATTATCCCCTCCCGTGAACGACTACCCCTCAATGATCCGGACTTGCTTGATAACACTGATGAAGATGATTGGGATATCACCCAGAAAAAACTCTTTCTGTTTAGTCCGGAACGCATTGAAATCTCACTTAACCGATTAGAGCACTACACCGGTACCGATCCCGAAGATTTTCAGCGTTATATCCTGTTTACTAATTATGATATGCACGTTGAGGTTTTCCAAGAGATGTTTCCCGATTGTGTAACCCCAGCACGAGAAGGCGTTCAAATGCCGGCTTATCACCATAAGCTGGACAATAATAAAGGGGTAACGCTCATCAATATTGGGGTTGGCCCGTCCAATGCGAAAACCATCACCGATCATGTAGCCGTACTACGTCCCGATGCTATGGTTATGGTGGGGCACTGCGGCGGGCTCCGCAATCACCAAGATATTGGCGACTTTGTATTGGCTACCGGGTTTATGCGCAACGATGGTGTTTTAGATGATATCCTGCCCCTAAACATTCCCATTACGCCAAATTATCTGCTTAATGTATACCTTAAAGAAGTGCTCGATAAATATAATCGGAATCACCGAATGGGGACTATTTTCACGACTGCTAATCGCAATTGGGAGTTTATAAAACGACGAACGGTAGAACAAATTCATATGAGCCGCAGCATCGCGGTAGATATGGAATCGGCTACAGTAGCTACCAACGGCTATCGATATCGCATCCCTAATGCCACCATGCTCTGTGTGAGTGACAAGCCTCTACACGGCAAACCCAAGCTTAGCGACGATGCCCAGGAATTTTATGAGGATTCAAAACAACTACACGTTGAGATGGCTGTTGAAGTCCTCAATATGTGTAAAGAAACTTATCCCGAAGGACTGCCCAACGCCAGCATCCGCGCCATGAATGAGCCGTTGATGGGTGGACCCGATGACGATTAA
- a CDS encoding NUDIX hydrolase — protein MSEKSFQFTIEPWSVVRENKEYHTPIFNLLQRKMRLEAKDERNEGDFFVLEAPAWVNVIPITGNNEVVLVEQYRHGIEQPTLEIPGGMVDPGEKPLESIKRELIEETGYESKKWSSLGKVSSNPAIMTNYTHLYLAEDCELSTSEIPKGDEHERINVHLLDMDDFLNYVANGTIHHSIMVAAVARFMLNK, from the coding sequence ATGAGTGAAAAATCATTCCAATTTACTATTGAACCGTGGTCGGTTGTCCGTGAAAATAAGGAATATCATACACCAATTTTTAATCTTTTACAGCGAAAAATGAGATTAGAGGCAAAAGATGAACGTAATGAGGGTGATTTTTTTGTTTTAGAGGCTCCAGCATGGGTAAATGTTATTCCCATCACAGGCAATAACGAGGTCGTATTGGTAGAACAGTATCGGCATGGGATAGAACAACCTACGCTCGAAATTCCGGGTGGCATGGTGGACCCGGGTGAAAAACCATTGGAATCTATCAAACGAGAGCTTATTGAAGAGACCGGATACGAATCTAAAAAATGGAGCAGTTTGGGGAAAGTCAGTTCGAATCCGGCTATTATGACGAATTATACTCATCTATATTTGGCAGAGGATTGTGAATTAAGCACATCCGAAATCCCGAAAGGAGATGAGCACGAGCGTATTAATGTACACCTTTTGGATATGGATGATTTTCTGAATTATGTGGCCAATGGAACTATTCATCACAGTATTATGGTAGCAGCCGTAGCGCGATTTATGTTGAATAAGTGA
- a CDS encoding peroxiredoxin: MIETGSKIDTDFTLDVVENGEEKSVIFKELLDRPTIVSVYMRNNTSGCDKQNKSLAEHSDWFDEQGYNLVAISKDTCGSHKNYAEKFDINYLLASDPDYKFAKATDSIVEKQMFGNKYEAPSRSAYVIDTDGTVEAIIEKVNTKDHASELKEVIQNL; this comes from the coding sequence ATGATTGAGACGGGTTCTAAAATCGATACTGATTTTACGCTTGACGTCGTGGAAAATGGCGAAGAAAAATCGGTTATATTTAAGGAATTATTAGATCGTCCGACAATTGTATCTGTGTATATGCGCAACAACACATCGGGCTGTGATAAGCAAAATAAAAGTCTGGCTGAGCATTCTGATTGGTTTGACGAGCAGGGATATAACTTAGTGGCTATCAGTAAAGATACCTGTGGTTCGCACAAAAATTATGCAGAAAAATTTGATATTAACTATCTGCTGGCCTCCGATCCTGATTATAAATTTGCCAAAGCCACTGATTCAATTGTCGAAAAACAGATGTTCGGCAATAAATACGAGGCCCCTTCCCGTTCTGCTTATGTGATTGATACTGATGGAACGGTGGAAGCCATTATTGAAAAAGTAAATACTAAAGATCATGCCTCCGAGTTAAAGGAAGTGATCCAAAATTTGTAG
- the topA gene encoding type I DNA topoisomerase, producing the protein MKSLVIVESPTKIKTLKKYLPKEYTIDSSMGHIRDLPANAKEVPKKFKGEDWANLGVNTDEGFEPIYVIPHGKKKVVNRLKKELKNSDELILATDEDREGEAISWHLTELLKPDVPVKRMVFREITEEAIKDALNNFRDIDMNLVNAQEARRIIDRLAGYTISPLLWKKIAPKLSAGRVQSVAVRFLVERERERMKFRSARYWDLKAQLHKQDDTNNFEADLTHLDGKRLASGKDFDESTGKLKKPKKVVLLDDKTAGELRDDLDKAKWEVSEVKKNRQKRNPSAAFITSTLQQEANRKLNFSAKRTMGVAQKLYENGYITYMRTDSARLSGQAINAARNAVKKEYGEEYLFDRPRNYGGGSNAQEAHEAIRPAGSYFRKPEEAGLSGDQFRLYDLIWKRTIATQMEQAELEFTNVTIEAEANGKVAEFKTSGKTIVFPGFFRAYVEGSDDPDAALENQEKFLPEMSEGEEVLEDGIEPISHETKPPSRFTEATLVKELEKRGVGRPSTYASIISTIQNRGYCEADGKTLVPTFTAFAVTELLEENLHDVVDSDFTSEMEAKLDEIAQGKLDTENYLKTYYNGEKGLKAKVEENEDAIDPQEARQLDLPIQDLEDIQIFVGRYGPYIKKEVNGEELTTSIPESWKPSDITVEKLEELIKAEEEGPKSIGNHPETGEPIFVLNGRYGPYVQVGERTEDNKKPDRASLLKDMKPEDVDVDLALRLLELPRPLGKHPETGEVVRAGVGRYGPFVVHDGTFASLRKSDYVLDVELDRALELLEQKKNKKSRKSNVIKELGDHPENGKKVRVMTGRYGPYIKYGKTNISLPDDFDPEDVNMDIAVQLITEKGK; encoded by the coding sequence ATGAAATCTCTTGTAATTGTAGAGTCACCCACAAAAATTAAAACGCTTAAGAAGTACCTGCCCAAGGAATATACGATTGATTCGTCAATGGGGCACATTCGCGATCTTCCGGCTAACGCCAAAGAGGTTCCAAAGAAGTTTAAGGGCGAGGATTGGGCAAATCTGGGTGTGAATACTGATGAAGGATTCGAACCAATTTATGTGATACCGCACGGCAAAAAGAAAGTGGTAAATCGTCTTAAAAAGGAGCTTAAAAACTCTGACGAACTTATTTTGGCGACGGATGAAGATCGTGAGGGGGAAGCGATTTCGTGGCACTTAACTGAACTACTTAAACCTGATGTGCCGGTCAAGCGCATGGTTTTTCGCGAGATTACCGAGGAGGCCATTAAAGATGCGCTGAATAATTTTCGCGATATCGATATGAATCTGGTAAATGCACAAGAGGCACGCCGAATTATTGATCGTCTGGCGGGGTATACAATATCGCCACTGCTCTGGAAAAAAATTGCTCCAAAGCTTTCAGCCGGACGGGTTCAGTCAGTAGCTGTTCGATTCTTGGTAGAGCGTGAGCGTGAACGCATGAAGTTTCGTTCGGCGCGTTACTGGGATTTAAAAGCCCAGCTCCACAAGCAGGATGACACCAATAATTTTGAGGCCGACTTAACACACCTTGACGGTAAGCGCTTGGCTTCGGGCAAGGATTTTGATGAAAGTACCGGCAAGCTCAAAAAGCCAAAGAAAGTAGTACTGCTGGATGATAAAACGGCTGGTGAATTGCGGGATGATCTCGATAAGGCGAAATGGGAAGTTTCGGAAGTCAAAAAGAATCGACAGAAACGAAATCCGTCGGCAGCCTTTATTACCTCTACCTTGCAGCAGGAGGCTAACCGGAAGTTAAACTTCTCGGCCAAGCGCACGATGGGCGTGGCACAGAAGCTTTATGAGAATGGATACATTACCTACATGCGTACTGACTCGGCGCGTTTATCCGGACAGGCAATAAATGCGGCTCGTAATGCGGTCAAAAAGGAATACGGGGAAGAGTATTTGTTTGACCGACCTCGAAATTATGGGGGCGGTTCTAATGCGCAGGAGGCGCACGAGGCTATTCGTCCGGCGGGTAGTTATTTCAGAAAGCCCGAAGAGGCAGGACTAAGCGGTGATCAGTTTAGGTTGTATGATTTGATCTGGAAGCGGACCATTGCCACGCAGATGGAGCAGGCCGAGCTTGAGTTTACAAACGTGACAATAGAGGCCGAAGCCAACGGTAAAGTAGCTGAGTTTAAAACCAGTGGAAAAACGATTGTCTTCCCTGGTTTTTTCCGTGCCTATGTGGAAGGCAGTGACGATCCCGATGCAGCACTGGAGAATCAGGAGAAGTTCTTGCCTGAAATGAGTGAGGGAGAAGAGGTTTTGGAAGACGGTATCGAGCCTATATCCCACGAAACCAAGCCACCATCACGTTTTACTGAGGCGACGTTGGTGAAAGAACTCGAAAAGCGTGGTGTTGGACGTCCGAGTACGTATGCTTCAATTATCAGTACTATTCAAAATCGCGGATATTGTGAAGCCGACGGCAAAACCTTGGTGCCTACGTTTACGGCATTTGCAGTTACGGAGCTGTTGGAAGAAAACCTGCATGATGTGGTAGACAGTGATTTCACTTCTGAGATGGAGGCTAAGCTTGATGAAATTGCCCAAGGAAAGCTGGATACGGAAAACTATTTGAAAACCTATTATAATGGTGAAAAGGGATTAAAGGCCAAGGTTGAAGAAAATGAGGATGCTATTGATCCACAGGAAGCACGACAGCTGGATCTGCCTATTCAAGATCTTGAGGATATCCAGATTTTTGTAGGACGATATGGTCCCTACATTAAGAAGGAAGTGAATGGGGAAGAATTGACGACATCCATTCCGGAAAGCTGGAAGCCGAGTGATATCACGGTAGAGAAGCTCGAAGAGTTAATCAAAGCGGAAGAGGAGGGGCCAAAGTCAATTGGCAATCATCCGGAAACCGGAGAGCCAATTTTTGTGCTTAATGGACGATATGGTCCCTATGTTCAGGTTGGTGAACGCACGGAAGATAATAAAAAGCCCGATCGCGCTTCGCTGCTTAAAGATATGAAGCCGGAAGATGTAGATGTTGATTTGGCATTGCGATTGTTGGAGTTGCCACGTCCGCTTGGTAAGCATCCAGAAACAGGAGAGGTTGTTCGGGCTGGAGTTGGACGCTATGGACCTTTTGTAGTGCATGACGGAACCTTTGCTTCGCTACGGAAAAGTGATTACGTACTGGATGTTGAATTGGATCGTGCTCTTGAGCTTCTGGAGCAGAAAAAGAATAAGAAATCGCGCAAGAGTAATGTAATTAAAGAGCTTGGCGACCATCCCGAAAATGGAAAAAAAGTACGTGTAATGACTGGTCGCTACGGACCCTATATTAAGTACGGAAAAACAAACATTAGCTTGCCTGATGATTTTGACCCCGAAGATGTTAATATGGATATTGCGGTACAGCTGATTACTGAGAAAGGGAAGTAG
- a CDS encoding GIY-YIG nuclease family protein, whose protein sequence is MPYYVYITINPGRTTLYIGITNDLAERLKDHEKNRGEGETAKHLPDATIAIS, encoded by the coding sequence ATGCCTTATTACGTTTATATTACGATTAACCCCGGAAGAACAACGTTATATATTGGAATAACGAATGACCTTGCTGAGCGGCTTAAAGATCATGAGAAAAACAGGGGAGAAGGGGAGACCGCAAAACATTTGCCGGACGCTACTATTGCTATAAGCTGA